Genomic DNA from Pelorhabdus rhamnosifermentans:
ATATTCATTAAGTGAATTGGGTAAACAATTTAAACCTGTACTTGATAGTCTTCAAATATGGGGAAATCAATATATTAAATTCCTGAAAACTAATATAAATTTTGACTAGTACCTCTTGATTTTATTGTACCAACTTTGCGTACTTCAGGAACTGAGTCAATTTAAATTGTAGAAGAAATCTCGAATTTAAAAAAGAATAGACAATAGTCAATTTACTGACTTATGTTTATTTTGAAGTGCGGCATGTAATGGAAGTGAATCGAAAGGGCTCAAAGCCGTATAACGTATGGGCTCAAAGCCTAAAAAGCGCGTTTTTTAATGGCATGTACTGGAACAATAAAATGGCGACGAAGCCAGTATTTATAGGGAGTTCCACTTGTTGCATGCCATTGGTGTCATGTGATGGAAAAATCCCCTATCTCGGTTTAGGCGGGGTAGAGGATTGCTTATGTTTGTTCAAAGTTTTATAAGGAAAAACCTGCTATTTTTTCTAGCAGGTTTTTTGGCGTATTTAAGGTAGATAAATTCTTTGAATTTTTCCGCATAATTAATCACGGCTTTTTTTCATCATGAGCGGCGTAGCATTCTTTAAATGCAGTCTTAGACTGGAACTTTGGGATCAGGCTTAAGTTATCTATCCCAATAATATATAAGTAGCTTTATTCAGAGGAGATGGAGGATATATTGCGATTGCTTAGTTTATTTAGTGATAGACCTTTGTCAGGCGATTGACAGAGGTTCAGGCGCTGGGGCGATAAGCGTGTCAACAACCCCGTTCCCTTGACATTTTAGGTAGGGAAATGTCGAATACGACAGATCGTAGCGGCCAGAAAACGACTGATTTATGAAGCGATAGAGAGAAATCTAATGACAAGGGCACAGTTAGCAAGAGTACTCCAAATTGATCCAGCTAATATAACGAGAATTTGGCAGCAGTCGATTAATGTTGAGGGGGAGTAAATAAGTCAATTTTATATAACTCAAGCCTGACCCCGTTGTCCCCGTAGATAAGTGTGGTATTGCAGATTTGATGTACAATGCATTTTGAGTTTTTGCTGCAGAAAAAAGTCGACTTTTTCCTGTATTAAGCCGTAAGCCATCCGGCATAATTCTCATGAAATTGAAAAGAATAAAATATAGCTTCTTATGGCCCATTTGCCATTTTAGATATTGTGAGAATTAGAATGATTTACAATATCGTGATGGGAAAGGGCGAGGCCGGAGATAAGTTGCTGAGTATTTCGCAGAAGGGTCGAAAACGAAGTATCTAGATAAAAAGCAAGGCCGGAAGAGGCAATGGAAAAGGTTTTTACAGCTATCCTAATCCGGCCTTTTTAATCGTGCTTTTACTTAAAAAAATAAAGGGGGAATAGTGTATGGTCAAGCACGAGCTAGGGTCTAATATAGTTAATACACTTACCAGAATATATTGTCTCAATGTTTTCTAATAACTAAAGCAATTGGTTTAAGAGAAACGATCAATGAGATAACAAAGCGGAAAGACTCACCGATGGAGAAACAAAAAAACGTGCTTAAGCACAAAGAAAGAAGTGAAATTGTTATGTATTATAGCAGCGGAAATTATGAAGCTTTTGCCCGCCCTAAAAAGCCAACTGGAGTGGATAATAAATCAGCGTATCTTGTCGGCTCTGGTTTAGCATCATTAGCAGCCGCGTGTTTTTTAGTGCGTGATGGCCAAATGAGAGGAGAACGCATTCATATCCTGGAAGAGCTAAGCATTGCAGGAGGTGCATGTGATGGAATCCATGATAACCAGAAGGGATTCATCATTCGTGGCGGACGCGAAATGGAAAATCATTTTGAGTGTTTGTGGGATTTATTCCGGTCGATTCCTTCTCTTGAGACAAAGGAAGCTTCGGTTTTAGATGAATTTTACTGGCTGAATAAGCAAGATCCGAACTATTCTCTCATGAGAGTGACTGTTAATAAAGGACAGGATGCCCATAATGATGGAAAATTTGGATTGAGCGAAAAAGCTTCTATGGAAATTGTGAAATTATTTATAACACGGGACGAAGATTTGTATGATAAGCAGATATCCGATGTTTTCACAGAAGATTTCTTCATATCGAATTTCTGGCTTTACTGGAGAACGATGTTTGCTTTCGAAGAGTGGCATAGTGCGCTGGAAATGAAACTCTACATTCAGAGATTCATTCATCACATCGGGGGACTTCCTGATTTTTCTGCTTTGAAGTTCACAAAATACAATCAGTATGAATCGTTGATCCGGCCGCTAATAAAATATCTTGAATCACATGGCGTGCAGTTCCAATACGACAGCAGGGTGACAAGTGTGGTTTTTGATATTCATGGCGAGAAAAAGGTTGCTGTGAAAATAGCTTACCAATGCGACGGAAGGGAAAAGGTTGTCGACTTGACTGAAGATGACCTGATTTTTGTTACCAATGGAAGCTGC
This window encodes:
- a CDS encoding oleate hydratase, which codes for MEKQKNVLKHKERSEIVMYYSSGNYEAFARPKKPTGVDNKSAYLVGSGLASLAAACFLVRDGQMRGERIHILEELSIAGGACDGIHDNQKGFIIRGGREMENHFECLWDLFRSIPSLETKEASVLDEFYWLNKQDPNYSLMRVTVNKGQDAHNDGKFGLSEKASMEIVKLFITRDEDLYDKQISDVFTEDFFISNFWLYWRTMFAFEEWHSALEMKLYIQRFIHHIGGLPDFSALKFTKYNQYESLIRPLIKYLESHGVQFQYDSRVTSVVFDIHGEKKVAVKIAYQCDGREKVVDLTEDDLIFVTNGSCTENSSFGDDHHAPELNDSVGGCWELWQNIAKQDPSFGHPDKFCTNIKKTNWESATITTLDNRIPSYIEKICKRDPFNGRVVTGGIITVKDSKWLMSYTVNRQPHFKEQPKNQIVVWLYGLFTDVPGNYIKKPMRKCTGAEITEEWLYHLGVPENEIHDMATQSSHCIPCMLPYITAFFMPRIKGDRPKVVPDGCVNFAFIGQFADTVRDTVFTTEYSVRTAMEAVYTLLDVDRGVPEVFGSCYDIRVLLDSTFKMMDGKKLTDLKLPFILSLIEKNVLRKISGTVIEELLKKYDII